CGGCCAGCGGCCTAATTTCGGTTTCAAGGAGTTCAACGTGCTCGCCGATGCCCTGGCCCAAAGCGTGCAGCAGGTGCAGGCCGCCAGCCTGCGCGAAGGCCGCCTGCTGCGCTATACCAGCCATGAACTGCGTACCCCGCTGGCGGTGCTCAAGGCCAATATCGAACTGCTGACCCTGCAATCCGGCGGTGTCCTGCCGCCGCCCCTGCAACGCATCGAGCGCTCGGTATTGAACATGCAGCGCATCGCCGAAACCTTGCTGTGGATGAGCCGGGAACTGCCGGAACCCTTGCCCGAGGAGCCCATCGACATGAGCGGCCTGGTCACCGAACTGATCGAGGAACACCGCTACCTGATCGGCACACGGGATATCGAGCTGCTGCTGGACATCAGCAGTACCCCTTGCCGCCTGCCCCTCACCGCCTGCCGCATCGTGGTGGGCAACTTCCTGCGCAATGCCTTGCAATATGCCGATGAAGGCAGCGTCGAGATCCATTTCGACTATCCGCAACTGCGTATCGTCAACCGCATTCGGGAGACCAAGCAGTTGGAGCCGTCCAACGACTTTGGCTATGGCCTGGGTCTGGAACTGATGCGGCAACTCAGTGCCCGGCTCGGCTGGCGCATTGAAGTGCTGACGGAACAGCAACTCTTCACGGTGACCCTGGACTTCAACGCCGCCCCGCCCGCCGAGGAACTGCCTGCACCACAGAGCGCTCCCGAGGTGCCGAGTTGAACACCGCCGTCCTGGTCTAGCTCGGTGAAGGCCAGGAAATTCCTGCTCACAAGCGATGAAAAAACTG
This genomic stretch from Pseudomonas sp. Os17 harbors:
- a CDS encoding sensor histidine kinase, whose protein sequence is MRNGLGLKWVISGSFLLLIGVVLLIYSLLLPEYSVRGLLYTASAMMEEEAQYFARHYKKDPNTPPPHNYFYTSVIGKEALPEKIRQLLDTPPSLSFGALQAFGDLDSDDEDEGRAVLAQPLSDGKTLYMFDVDHDKEEGGEVETPLSDAYIERQLRGVNLISLAVFVPALIIIVLLVWWLVRPLERLAQWSSTLKDADAVSGQRPNFGFKEFNVLADALAQSVQQVQAASLREGRLLRYTSHELRTPLAVLKANIELLTLQSGGVLPPPLQRIERSVLNMQRIAETLLWMSRELPEPLPEEPIDMSGLVTELIEEHRYLIGTRDIELLLDISSTPCRLPLTACRIVVGNFLRNALQYADEGSVEIHFDYPQLRIVNRIRETKQLEPSNDFGYGLGLELMRQLSARLGWRIEVLTEQQLFTVTLDFNAAPPAEELPAPQSAPEVPS